The Pedobacter roseus genome contains a region encoding:
- a CDS encoding universal stress protein, whose amino-acid sequence MNFKKILIAVDNSTCSEKAAKAGYDMAEKFGAEVALVNIIEPVPANVNPDLTLAPVFLETYDNSEENSHILLKEMETKYGKGITTTYLSIVDTAAHGIIQQSDEWGSDLIVIGTYGRTGLYHFLMGSVAEHVARKSACPVLIIPNKCEVD is encoded by the coding sequence ATGAATTTTAAAAAAATATTAATTGCCGTTGATAACAGTACCTGCTCAGAAAAAGCGGCTAAAGCCGGTTACGACATGGCTGAAAAATTTGGAGCAGAAGTAGCATTGGTTAACATCATCGAACCTGTTCCCGCAAATGTAAATCCTGACTTAACCTTGGCTCCGGTATTTTTAGAAACTTACGACAACAGTGAGGAAAATAGCCATATTTTGTTAAAAGAAATGGAAACCAAATATGGTAAGGGGATTACAACAACTTATTTAAGCATAGTAGATACTGCAGCGCATGGCATTATTCAACAATCAGATGAGTGGGGATCTGATTTAATTGTTATCGGCACTTATGGCCGTACAGGTTTGTACCACTTTTTAATGGGTAGTGTTGCAGAACACGTTGCACGGAAATCTGCCTGCCCTGTTTTAATTATCCCTAATAAGTGTGAGGTAGACTAG
- a CDS encoding Ppx/GppA phosphatase family protein yields the protein MRVAVIDLGTNTFHLLIAETAGKELKILYKTNIPVKLGEGRINDNIIIPAAFERGVKCLQNFSHTIAEYQVEQVRATATSAVRSAENGQDFVNAVKEQAGITIETISGDEEAELIFQGVKLSGAITDLSLIMDIGGGSVEFILCDTEKLIWKKSYNIGAARLMQQFFKSDPINDGDKNAILFHIQNQLADLFDICEKHQPKVLIGSAGAFETFAELTIRKNNLKADINTIKTFEFNFDDYIEIAGKLLNSTHQERATMPGIIPLRVDMIVIAALITNYVLGRAKINRLRLSTFDLKMGVLASLI from the coding sequence ATGCGTGTTGCCGTTATCGATCTTGGAACCAATACCTTCCACTTACTTATTGCTGAAACAGCAGGGAAAGAGTTGAAAATCCTCTACAAAACCAATATCCCCGTTAAACTGGGCGAAGGAAGAATTAACGATAACATTATCATTCCGGCAGCATTTGAAAGGGGTGTGAAATGCCTTCAAAATTTTAGCCATACCATTGCCGAATATCAGGTAGAACAGGTGCGGGCTACTGCAACTTCAGCCGTTCGGAGTGCAGAAAACGGTCAGGATTTTGTTAACGCTGTAAAAGAACAGGCCGGAATAACAATCGAAACCATTAGCGGTGATGAAGAGGCTGAGCTGATTTTCCAGGGCGTTAAACTGAGCGGTGCCATTACCGATCTTTCACTGATTATGGATATTGGTGGTGGCAGTGTAGAATTTATCCTTTGCGATACCGAAAAACTGATCTGGAAAAAAAGTTATAATATTGGTGCAGCACGTTTAATGCAGCAGTTTTTTAAATCAGACCCCATAAACGACGGCGACAAAAATGCCATTTTATTCCATATTCAAAATCAATTGGCCGATCTTTTCGACATCTGCGAAAAACACCAGCCAAAAGTGCTGATCGGATCAGCTGGGGCTTTTGAAACCTTTGCGGAGCTCACCATCAGAAAAAATAACCTGAAAGCAGATATAAATACCATCAAAACTTTCGAATTCAACTTTGATGACTATATCGAAATTGCAGGCAAATTATTGAATTCTACCCATCAGGAGCGAGCAACAATGCCTGGAATAATTCCATTAAGGGTTGATATGATTGTAATTGCTGCTTTAATTACCAATTACGTTTTGGGCAGGGCAAAGATAAACAGGTTAAGGCTTTCAACTTTCGATTTAAAAATGGGTGTATTGGCCAGCCTGATATAA
- a CDS encoding Maf family protein, which produces MPVNFPPIVLASKSPRRQELLTLMGLNFKVELKDVDESYPEGLSPAEIAVYISEQKAKAFTGDGEIVITADTIVALNGEILGKPTDRSHAQEMLKKLSGSKHEVFTGVTIVKGDKSHSFYDRTEVLCKAVTSEEIDFYIDNYQPFDKAGSYGVQDWWGIVVVERIEGSYTNVMGLPTEKLYNELLNFI; this is translated from the coding sequence ATGCCTGTAAATTTCCCTCCTATTGTTTTAGCCTCTAAATCTCCCCGCCGACAAGAACTTTTAACCCTTATGGGCTTAAATTTTAAAGTAGAATTAAAAGATGTGGATGAAAGTTATCCTGAAGGTTTAAGTCCGGCAGAAATTGCGGTTTATATTTCAGAACAAAAAGCAAAGGCTTTTACTGGTGATGGCGAAATTGTAATCACCGCCGATACCATCGTGGCCTTAAATGGCGAAATTTTGGGCAAACCAACCGACCGCTCGCATGCACAGGAAATGCTGAAGAAGCTTTCAGGAAGTAAACACGAGGTTTTTACTGGCGTAACGATTGTTAAGGGAGATAAAAGTCATTCTTTTTACGATCGTACAGAAGTTTTATGTAAAGCGGTTACAAGCGAGGAAATAGACTTCTATATCGACAACTACCAGCCTTTTGATAAAGCCGGAAGTTATGGTGTGCAGGATTGGTGGGGTATAGTTGTGGTAGAGCGTATTGAGGGCTCTTATACCAATGTAATGGGCTTGCCTACAGAGAAGCTTTATAACGAGCTGTTAAATTTTATTTAA
- a CDS encoding nucleotide exchange factor GrpE, protein MFNKKKNNDKEENIMNTENTSENTAENVENTDASTNETEQAPELSAEEKLQAEVQQLNDKYLRLYAEFDNYKRRTQKERVELLQTAGKDVIVSLLPVLDDFDRALKAMETAADVAPVKEGILLVSTKLKNTLAQKGLKDVESINQPFNTDFHEAITNIPAPTEELKGKVIDEVEKGYTLNDNVIRFAKVVVGA, encoded by the coding sequence ATGTTTAATAAGAAGAAAAATAACGATAAAGAAGAAAATATAATGAATACTGAAAATACATCAGAAAATACTGCTGAGAATGTAGAGAATACTGATGCTTCTACAAATGAAACTGAGCAGGCTCCAGAATTATCTGCCGAAGAAAAATTACAGGCAGAAGTTCAACAGCTTAACGATAAATATTTGCGTTTATATGCTGAATTCGACAATTACAAACGCCGTACCCAAAAAGAACGCGTAGAATTATTGCAAACAGCAGGTAAAGATGTAATTGTATCGCTATTACCTGTTTTAGACGATTTCGACCGTGCATTAAAAGCAATGGAAACTGCTGCTGATGTAGCGCCTGTTAAAGAAGGTATTTTATTGGTAAGCACCAAACTAAAAAACACTTTGGCACAAAAAGGACTGAAAGATGTAGAAAGCATCAACCAACCTTTTAATACCGATTTCCACGAAGCAATTACCAATATTCCTGCACCTACCGAGGAGCTTAAAGGAAAGGTAATTGACGAAGTTGAAAAAGGCTATACTTTAAATGATAATGTGATCCGCTTTGCTAAAGTGGTAGTTGGAGCTTAA
- a CDS encoding 4Fe-4S dicluster domain-containing protein, with protein sequence MAIKITDECINCGACEPECPNNAIYDAGTAWRFSDGTNLNGIIDFGNQQIEADSAQEAVSDEVYYIVSDKCTECKGFHDEPQCAAVCPVDCCVDDEDIRETEEELLAKKAWLHQEG encoded by the coding sequence ATGGCGATTAAAATAACAGATGAGTGTATAAATTGTGGGGCTTGCGAACCGGAATGTCCTAACAACGCAATTTACGATGCCGGTACTGCATGGCGTTTTTCTGATGGTACCAATTTAAATGGTATCATTGATTTTGGTAATCAACAAATCGAAGCTGACTCAGCTCAAGAGGCAGTTTCGGATGAAGTTTATTACATTGTATCCGATAAGTGTACAGAGTGTAAAGGTTTTCACGATGAACCTCAATGTGCGGCAGTTTGTCCGGTTGATTGTTGCGTGGATGATGAAGATATCCGCGAAACTGAAGAAGAATTATTAGCTAAGAAAGCCTGGTTGCACCAGGAAGGATAG
- a CDS encoding SH3 domain-containing protein, with product MENQYGICRVAVAPLRADASDKAEIVSQLLFGDHVEIIQKDERWWLIQNGYDGYEGWMDFRQLAPISQSQFAEMHDCKLLAPLSFNNVLTAADGSAYHLSPASNLPFLKDGYCYAGEEKFKLNFEVHDNSAVNFKDQVTDTAKFFQNIPYLWGGGIYLV from the coding sequence ATGGAAAATCAATACGGTATTTGTAGGGTTGCTGTAGCACCTTTAAGAGCAGATGCATCAGATAAAGCAGAAATTGTTTCGCAACTTTTATTTGGCGATCATGTCGAAATAATTCAGAAAGATGAACGTTGGTGGCTCATCCAAAATGGCTACGATGGTTACGAAGGCTGGATGGATTTCAGACAGTTGGCCCCGATCAGTCAAAGCCAGTTTGCAGAAATGCACGATTGTAAATTATTGGCCCCTTTAAGTTTCAATAATGTGTTAACTGCAGCTGATGGAAGTGCCTATCATTTAAGCCCGGCTAGTAACCTTCCTTTTCTAAAGGATGGATATTGTTATGCGGGTGAAGAAAAATTCAAGCTTAATTTTGAAGTGCATGACAATAGTGCCGTCAATTTTAAAGATCAGGTGACCGATACAGCAAAGTTTTTTCAAAACATTCCATACCTATGGGGGGGAGGCATTTATTTGGTTTAG
- a CDS encoding DUF3829 domain-containing protein produces MKTILKLTALALTLSFTACKNDKKKDNNAKTAYAEADEKDVNAIIEYNNVMVSFTDKNNSYLKSLESNLDRIEKGLAKPNDRFAFVGLIHPFSMSTINSSRLKPDTPPNSLNNDDQKFFKENVVAMTGLLDKIKETYKSLDEYIKAEDWKDDKGTKGKTLIDSIYSMGKKYYTYDEVVLAKLNLIGDDAERVILKTHPLKEYIFALKDDRSATAEFTKLLAGSKSYKAIEAKAKAAYQVLEDQHNKHVAMAAPDATKFPGKDGYFRNFNERLNDYLIAARKMMRDASASGKLTDYNIEELVRNQDNMRSAYNNFVD; encoded by the coding sequence ATGAAAACTATCTTAAAATTAACTGCCCTTGCGCTCACACTGTCATTTACTGCCTGTAAAAATGATAAGAAAAAAGACAATAATGCTAAAACTGCTTATGCCGAAGCGGATGAAAAAGATGTAAATGCCATTATTGAATATAATAATGTGATGGTAAGTTTTACGGATAAAAACAATAGTTACCTCAAGAGTCTTGAAAGCAATTTAGATAGAATCGAGAAGGGCCTTGCTAAGCCGAATGACCGTTTTGCTTTTGTTGGTTTAATCCATCCATTTTCGATGAGTACAATTAACAGCAGCAGGTTAAAACCAGATACCCCACCCAACTCTTTAAATAATGATGATCAGAAATTTTTTAAGGAAAATGTAGTCGCAATGACCGGTTTGCTTGATAAAATTAAGGAAACATATAAATCATTAGATGAATACATTAAAGCGGAAGACTGGAAGGATGATAAGGGGACTAAAGGAAAAACTTTGATAGATTCTATTTACAGCATGGGTAAAAAATACTATACTTATGATGAGGTGGTTCTGGCTAAATTAAACCTAATTGGAGATGATGCAGAGCGTGTAATTTTAAAAACACATCCGTTAAAAGAGTACATATTTGCATTAAAAGATGACCGGAGTGCGACCGCTGAATTTACCAAATTATTGGCGGGTAGCAAAAGTTATAAAGCTATAGAGGCAAAGGCTAAAGCCGCCTATCAGGTACTCGAAGATCAGCATAATAAACATGTAGCTATGGCTGCACCCGATGCAACAAAGTTTCCGGGTAAAGATGGTTATTTTAGAAATTTTAACGAAAGGCTAAATGATTATTTAATTGCTGCAAGAAAAATGATGCGTGATGCTTCTGCATCTGGTAAATTAACCGATTACAATATTGAAGAATTGGTCCGCAATCAGGACAATATGCGCTCTGCTTACAACAATTTTGTAGACTAG
- a CDS encoding Spy/CpxP family protein refolding chaperone: protein MKKLMMICGLMLGIAGFANAQQGGGQGRMMMKPEERVKQLDEKLKLSDDQKTKLTAVFTEQAETMKKMRDEMQGGGDRDAMREKMQKMRADNDAKVTAVLTDDQKKAYETWQKEQRAEMEKRRQGGGNN, encoded by the coding sequence ATGAAAAAATTAATGATGATTTGCGGATTGATGCTAGGCATAGCTGGTTTCGCTAACGCGCAGCAAGGTGGTGGACAAGGCAGGATGATGATGAAACCTGAAGAACGTGTAAAACAGTTAGACGAAAAATTAAAGTTATCTGATGATCAAAAAACAAAATTAACAGCTGTTTTTACTGAGCAGGCAGAAACCATGAAAAAAATGCGCGATGAAATGCAAGGTGGTGGCGATAGAGATGCGATGAGAGAGAAAATGCAAAAAATGCGTGCTGATAATGATGCAAAAGTTACTGCAGTTTTAACTGACGATCAGAAAAAAGCTTACGAAACCTGGCAAAAAGAGCAACGTGCCGAAATGGAAAAACGTAGACAAGGTGGTGGAAACAACTAA
- a CDS encoding C40 family peptidase, whose translation MLGVKLNRDASQQAEQGELVGFLAECKAGDVAFFDNEEGKITHVGIMLSPNEIIHSSAKVKIDPIDDQGIFNKELGKYSHKLRIIKRFVE comes from the coding sequence ATGTTGGGTGTCAAATTAAACCGTGATGCTTCGCAACAGGCCGAACAAGGTGAATTGGTAGGTTTTTTAGCCGAATGCAAAGCTGGTGATGTAGCTTTTTTTGATAATGAAGAAGGCAAAATTACTCATGTGGGTATTATGTTGAGTCCGAATGAAATTATCCATTCTTCAGCCAAGGTGAAAATCGATCCAATTGATGATCAGGGGATTTTTAATAAAGAACTGGGGAAATACTCACATAAATTGAGAATTATTAAACGTTTTGTGGAATAG
- the dnaJ gene encoding molecular chaperone DnaJ, producing MSKRDYYDVLGVTRGAAADEIKKAYRKMAIKYHPDKNPGDKAAEDKFKEAAEAYEVLSSAEKKQRYDQYGHAGVGGASGGGYGGGGMNMDDIFSNFGDVFGGHNPFESFFGGGGGQQRGGRRVAKGSNLRIKVKLTLEEIAHGAEKKIKVNKLIVCKTCDGSGAKDKSSVSTCGTCGGSGQVRRVTNTILGQMQTASTCPTCNGSGQQITSKCTVCHGDGVVRGEETITINIPAGVSEGMQLSMSGKGNAAPNGGIPGDLIILIEEIPHETLKREGNNIVYDLHLSFVDAALGMSIEVPTIDGKAKIKIDPGTQSGKLLRLKGKGLPEVNSYHRGDEIIHINIWTPKALSSEERSALEKLRESPNFKPQPGKNDKSFFERMKEYFE from the coding sequence ATGAGTAAAAGAGATTATTACGACGTATTAGGCGTAACTAGGGGCGCAGCTGCTGATGAGATAAAGAAAGCCTATCGCAAGATGGCAATTAAATATCACCCGGATAAAAACCCTGGCGATAAAGCTGCTGAAGATAAATTTAAGGAAGCTGCTGAAGCTTACGAAGTTTTAAGTAGTGCGGAGAAAAAACAACGCTATGATCAATATGGTCATGCTGGTGTTGGCGGTGCCAGTGGCGGTGGCTACGGAGGTGGCGGCATGAATATGGACGATATTTTTAGCAATTTCGGAGATGTATTTGGTGGCCACAACCCTTTCGAAAGCTTTTTTGGCGGCGGTGGTGGTCAGCAACGTGGCGGTCGCCGTGTAGCTAAAGGCTCTAACCTGCGTATAAAAGTAAAATTAACTTTAGAAGAAATTGCACACGGTGCAGAAAAGAAAATCAAGGTTAATAAACTCATTGTTTGTAAAACCTGTGATGGTTCTGGCGCAAAAGATAAATCATCAGTAAGTACATGTGGTACCTGCGGTGGCAGCGGCCAGGTACGCAGGGTAACCAATACCATTTTAGGACAGATGCAAACGGCATCTACCTGCCCAACCTGTAACGGAAGCGGACAACAGATTACTTCAAAATGTACAGTTTGTCATGGAGATGGCGTAGTACGTGGCGAAGAAACCATTACCATTAACATCCCTGCAGGCGTAAGTGAAGGCATGCAGTTAAGTATGAGCGGTAAAGGAAATGCAGCACCAAATGGTGGTATCCCGGGCGATTTGATCATCCTGATTGAAGAAATCCCTCACGAAACCTTAAAACGCGAAGGAAACAATATTGTTTATGATTTACATCTAAGCTTTGTTGACGCAGCATTAGGGATGAGTATCGAAGTACCAACCATTGATGGTAAAGCGAAAATCAAAATAGATCCGGGCACACAAAGCGGAAAATTATTACGCTTAAAAGGTAAAGGTTTACCTGAAGTTAATTCTTACCACAGAGGTGATGAAATTATTCACATCAACATCTGGACACCAAAGGCCTTAAGCAGCGAAGAACGCAGCGCTTTAGAGAAGTTACGCGAATCGCCAAACTTTAAGCCTCAACCAGGCAAAAATGATAAGAGTTTCTTCGAAAGAATGAAAGAATATTTCGAGTAA
- a CDS encoding cell division ATP-binding protein FtsE: protein MAGNSVIHLSNVDVFQQKHLVLSNVNLHIEKDEFVFLIGQTGSGKSSLLKILYGDLHIGNGEGNIAGFDLKNLKESQVPFLRRKLGVVFQDFQLLTDRTIEKNLEFVLKATGWKDEKLINERIKDVLDKVGLRSKIKKMPHEISGGEQQRIVIARALLNDPEIILADEPTGNLDPETSEEIVTLLKQISQAGTAVLMATHDYHIIRTFPSRIIKCESGVVHEDAQIV, encoded by the coding sequence ATGGCAGGCAACTCAGTAATTCATTTAAGCAATGTTGATGTTTTTCAACAAAAACATTTAGTCCTCTCAAACGTAAATTTACATATCGAAAAAGACGAATTTGTGTTCCTGATCGGTCAAACAGGTTCGGGCAAGAGCAGTTTGCTTAAAATATTATACGGCGACCTCCATATTGGTAATGGTGAAGGTAATATTGCAGGTTTCGACCTTAAAAACCTTAAGGAAAGTCAGGTGCCGTTTTTACGCCGTAAATTAGGCGTGGTATTTCAGGATTTCCAATTGCTTACCGACCGTACCATCGAAAAAAACCTCGAGTTTGTATTAAAGGCTACGGGTTGGAAAGATGAAAAACTAATTAACGAACGCATTAAAGATGTTTTGGATAAAGTTGGTTTACGCTCTAAAATTAAAAAAATGCCACACGAAATTTCTGGTGGAGAGCAGCAGCGTATTGTAATTGCAAGGGCTTTGTTAAACGACCCGGAGATTATCCTTGCTGATGAGCCTACAGGGAACTTAGATCCAGAAACATCAGAAGAAATTGTAACCCTCTTAAAACAGATCAGCCAGGCAGGAACCGCGGTTTTAATGGCTACACACGATTACCATATCATCCGTACTTTCCCTTCACGTATTATCAAATGTGAAAGCGGAGTGGTACACGAAGATGCCCAAATTGTATAA
- a CDS encoding acyl-CoA reductase, with amino-acid sequence MSALTQEKVITAFNKLGTLLTNPTDILGNAIYSAENANAWFTTENVKKSVLSFAEMLNEADLTVWFKSIGFNQSPKKVGLILAGNIPMVGLHDVLCVVATGNIALIKLSSADDKLIKAVLAELIKIEPAFEAKIEYVERLKDFDAVIATGSNNSSRYFDYYFGKVPNIIRKNRNSIAVLDGSESFEDIQNLGNDIFDYFGLGCRNVSKIYFPKGYDIANFYEGIESFQPIINHFKYNNNYDYNKSIYLVNAAKHYDNGFLLLKEDENLTSPLAVLFYEEYNSLKEVEDQLKAKSENIQCIITKSPLNVNTFGFGQSQHPKLWDYADNVNTIEFLNGLS; translated from the coding sequence ATGTCAGCATTAACTCAAGAAAAAGTAATTACCGCGTTTAACAAACTGGGCACATTGCTTACAAACCCTACTGACATACTAGGAAATGCAATTTATAGTGCCGAAAATGCCAATGCCTGGTTCACCACAGAAAATGTAAAAAAATCTGTTTTATCCTTTGCCGAGATGTTAAACGAGGCAGATTTAACCGTTTGGTTTAAATCAATAGGCTTTAACCAATCGCCTAAAAAGGTGGGACTGATCCTGGCAGGCAACATTCCGATGGTAGGTTTACACGATGTTTTATGTGTAGTGGCCACTGGAAATATTGCATTAATTAAACTTTCTTCAGCTGACGACAAATTGATTAAAGCAGTGCTTGCCGAATTGATTAAAATAGAACCTGCATTTGAGGCTAAAATTGAATATGTAGAGCGATTGAAAGATTTTGATGCGGTTATTGCCACAGGAAGTAATAATTCGTCGCGTTATTTTGATTATTATTTTGGTAAAGTGCCAAACATCATCCGTAAAAACAGAAATAGTATCGCAGTTTTAGATGGATCTGAAAGTTTTGAAGACATTCAAAATCTGGGTAATGATATTTTCGATTACTTTGGCTTAGGCTGTAGAAATGTATCCAAAATCTATTTCCCTAAAGGTTACGACATTGCAAATTTTTATGAAGGGATTGAAAGTTTTCAGCCCATTATCAACCATTTTAAATACAATAACAACTACGATTACAATAAATCTATTTACCTGGTAAATGCTGCTAAACATTACGATAATGGCTTTTTATTATTAAAAGAAGATGAAAATTTAACTTCGCCATTGGCCGTTCTTTTTTATGAAGAATATAACAGCCTAAAGGAAGTAGAAGATCAGTTAAAGGCTAAATCAGAAAATATCCAATGCATTATTACCAAATCGCCTTTAAACGTTAACACTTTTGGTTTTGGCCAAAGCCAGCATCCAAAACTTTGGGATTATGCCGATAATGTAAATACAATTGAGTTTTTGAATGGGTTGAGTTAG
- a CDS encoding T9SS type B sorting domain-containing protein, whose amino-acid sequence MHRLVKSLFFLYLAVLAGTVKAQLCKGTFGKPLINQTFGQGNNTDSWYGPLEQYAPGAYTFTTFMGPPGRSPSALSPNQSGLVKTPATPGNPYPIYWQPHADHTGDDNGLMLLIDGIATPTVFFEQKMDNLCPNTILRLSIWVLNANSPAANSQDPNMILRIIDPANRELGNKSTGNVPADRIWHQYFIDFNNGNSSTITLQLINNTATNSGNDFALDDITVQACGPSLSPYFNGNDQSLSMCEDNTQNFTLNANITSSYADPVYQWQENTGNAWTDIAGKTSRQASIDFLNRAKGTYQYRLITATNGNIDKIYCRTISDPVTLTVNPQLNTSAGNSGPACPGSNVQLMAGDGSSFKWIGPNGYTSDSKNPIINNVQANMAGVYTVTASLNGCTSTASTTLTMLSPAVISTNINAISICENSPVQLMATGASSYNWSPSEGLSDPNIANPIAQPKVTTVYRVAANDGSCSTTAQITVNILKPSSTDAGTDQKIITGQSITLNGKVSGGEITYFWTPSDYLDDPTKLNPVATPPQDIIYTLTAVSNLGCTSSSDDVFVKVYPEVVIPNTFSPNGDGVNDTWNIPAASAFQNPLIKITNRYGQLVYQSTGTFKPWDGKINGKDLRRPCIITAFI is encoded by the coding sequence ATGCACCGTTTAGTAAAATCACTATTCTTCCTCTATTTAGCAGTATTGGCTGGAACGGTAAAGGCTCAACTTTGCAAAGGTACTTTTGGAAAGCCTTTAATTAATCAAACATTTGGACAGGGCAACAATACAGACAGCTGGTATGGGCCATTGGAGCAATATGCACCAGGAGCCTATACTTTTACTACTTTTATGGGTCCTCCGGGCCGAAGCCCATCAGCCTTAAGCCCTAATCAGTCTGGATTAGTAAAAACACCTGCAACCCCAGGAAATCCTTACCCTATTTACTGGCAGCCGCACGCAGATCATACCGGGGATGATAATGGATTAATGCTTTTAATTGATGGTATTGCTACTCCAACTGTCTTTTTTGAACAAAAAATGGATAATCTTTGTCCAAATACCATTTTGCGGTTATCTATTTGGGTACTAAATGCGAACTCTCCGGCTGCAAATTCGCAGGATCCAAATATGATATTAAGGATTATCGATCCAGCTAACCGGGAATTAGGGAATAAGTCTACCGGAAATGTTCCTGCAGATCGAATTTGGCATCAATATTTTATAGATTTTAATAATGGGAACAGTTCAACCATCACGCTGCAACTGATCAACAATACCGCCACAAACAGTGGCAATGATTTTGCCTTGGATGATATTACTGTTCAGGCCTGCGGACCAAGTCTCAGCCCATATTTTAATGGAAATGATCAATCGCTGAGCATGTGCGAAGATAATACACAAAATTTCACGTTAAATGCCAACATTACTTCATCATACGCTGATCCGGTTTACCAATGGCAGGAAAATACCGGTAACGCCTGGACTGATATCGCAGGTAAAACCTCCAGACAGGCTTCTATAGATTTTTTAAACCGCGCAAAAGGCACATATCAATATCGTTTAATTACGGCCACAAACGGAAATATTGATAAAATATATTGCAGAACTATATCAGATCCGGTAACCCTTACCGTTAATCCTCAATTAAATACTTCTGCAGGCAATAGTGGCCCAGCGTGCCCTGGTTCTAATGTACAACTTATGGCCGGTGATGGCAGTTCATTTAAATGGATAGGTCCGAATGGCTATACTTCTGATTCAAAAAATCCAATTATTAATAATGTACAGGCCAATATGGCTGGTGTATATACCGTTACGGCTAGCTTAAATGGCTGCACCAGTACTGCATCTACAACATTAACCATGTTAAGTCCTGCCGTAATTTCTACCAATATCAATGCTATTTCTATATGCGAAAATAGCCCGGTACAGCTAATGGCAACCGGAGCAAGCAGTTACAACTGGTCGCCCAGCGAAGGCTTATCTGATCCTAACATTGCAAATCCTATAGCACAGCCTAAGGTTACTACAGTATACCGTGTTGCCGCAAATGATGGAAGCTGTAGTACCACAGCCCAGATAACGGTTAATATTTTAAAACCTTCTTCAACAGATGCAGGAACAGATCAAAAGATCATAACTGGCCAAAGCATCACCTTAAACGGCAAAGTAAGTGGCGGTGAAATTACCTATTTCTGGACGCCATCCGATTATCTTGATGATCCGACAAAGCTAAACCCCGTTGCCACCCCACCACAAGATATCATTTATACCTTAACCGCTGTATCTAATTTAGGTTGCACAAGCAGCAGTGATGATGTTTTTGTAAAGGTTTACCCAGAAGTAGTTATTCCCAATACCTTTAGCCCAAATGGCGATGGCGTAAACGATACCTGGAATATTCCGGCTGCTTCCGCTTTTCAGAATCCGCTAATTAAAATTACCAATCGTTATGGCCAGTTGGTTTATCAAAGTACAGGTACTTTTAAACCCTGGGATGGCAAAATAAATGGCAAAGACCTCCGCCGGCCGTGTATTATTACAGCATTTATTTAA
- a CDS encoding DUF72 domain-containing protein yields the protein MKWRIGCSGFYYREWKEIFYPKGLAQKDWFKYYCEHFNTIEINSTFYKMPTQKSFDKWYSESPDDFLFTIKAPRLITHYKQLNDCGQLISDFYEAIQLGLKEKLGCVLFQFPPKFDYTGERLKLLIDLLNPELKNVVEFRHLSWFEEDLYKKLAKNNIIFSGQSYPSALPDDVIQNTATVYYRFHGKPVLYKTEYDIKVINDFKNQIGDKEKEVFVYFNNTWGVGALHNAKQLQELIKQ from the coding sequence ATGAAATGGAGAATTGGTTGTTCAGGATTTTATTACCGGGAGTGGAAAGAAATTTTCTATCCAAAAGGATTGGCGCAAAAAGATTGGTTTAAATATTATTGCGAACATTTCAACACCATAGAAATCAATTCTACCTTTTATAAAATGCCCACGCAAAAATCATTTGATAAATGGTATAGCGAAAGTCCGGACGATTTTTTGTTTACCATTAAAGCACCGCGTTTAATTACCCATTACAAACAATTAAATGATTGCGGGCAACTTATCAGCGATTTTTATGAAGCCATCCAATTGGGTTTAAAAGAGAAGTTGGGTTGTGTGCTGTTCCAGTTTCCACCTAAATTTGATTATACTGGAGAAAGATTAAAGCTATTGATTGATCTTTTAAACCCAGAATTAAAAAACGTGGTAGAATTCCGCCATTTAAGTTGGTTTGAAGAAGATCTTTATAAGAAACTAGCCAAAAACAATATCATTTTCAGTGGACAGAGCTATCCATCTGCCCTACCCGATGATGTAATTCAAAATACAGCAACTGTTTATTACCGTTTTCATGGGAAACCTGTTTTGTATAAAACTGAATACGATATTAAAGTGATTAATGATTTTAAAAACCAGATTGGAGATAAGGAGAAAGAGGTTTTTGTGTACTTTAATAATACATGGGGCGTTGGCGCATTACACAATGCCAAACAATTGCAGGAATTGATAAAACAGTAA